From Syntrophales bacterium:
TTGCTGCCTTGGTGGTATTGTTAATATTATTTCTTGCATCGGCTATTAGAGTACTCAATGAGTACGAAAGAGGGGTCATCTTTCGTCTGGGGAGGCTAATTGCCACGAAGGGCCCCGGTCTCATTATTCTGATACCGGTAGTTGATAAGATGGTCAAGGTGGATTTGAGGATAGTGGCCATGGACGTTCCCCCACAGGATGTTATTACTCGTGATAATGTTTCTATAAAGGTAAACGCCGTTATATATTTCAGGGTAATGGATTCTAACAAGGCCATTGTAGAGGTGGAGAACTATCTCTACGCAACGTCACAGCTTGCACAGACTACTCTGAGAAGCGTCTGCGGGGAGGTTGAGCTGGACGAAATTTTATCGGAAAGGGAAAAGATCAATGTGAATCTGCAGGAAATCCTTGATAGAAGCACTGATCCCTGGGGAATCAAGGTATCCACAGTAGAAGTGAAGCATATCGATCTTCCTCAGGAGATGCAGCGGGCGATGGCCAAACAGGCAGAGGCGGAAAGGGAACGACGGGCGAAGATCATTAATGCCGAGGGTGAATTTCAGGCAGCGCAAAAGCTGGCAGATGCGGCTGCCGTTATTGCCGAACATCCGATAGCGCTGCAGCTTAGATATCTTCAGACCCTGAATCAGATTGCCGCCGAAAATAATTCGACCACTATATTTCCCATACCGATTGACCTGTTCCGACCATTT
This genomic window contains:
- a CDS encoding slipin family protein; its protein translation is MGIYTIAALVVLLILFLASAIRVLNEYERGVIFRLGRLIATKGPGLIILIPVVDKMVKVDLRIVAMDVPPQDVITRDNVSIKVNAVIYFRVMDSNKAIVEVENYLYATSQLAQTTLRSVCGEVELDEILSEREKINVNLQEILDRSTDPWGIKVSTVEVKHIDLPQEMQRAMAKQAEAERERRAKIINAEGEFQAAQKLADAAAVIAEHPIALQLRYLQTLNQIAAENNSTTIFPIPIDLFRPFLKLMEK